The genomic window CGGTGGTATAAGAAGCGTGGAAACCTGTAAGGTCTTGCACGAGGAAGGAATAGAGTTCTTTGTGGTTGGCACTTTGGCAGTAAGAGAGCCAAGAACCTTTGAAAAGATGGTGGAGCTCTTCCCAGAGAGGGTTATATTGGCTGTGGATTCAAAGGGTGGAAAGGTGGCGGTAGGTGGTTGGAAGGAGGAAAGCTCTACAAGCCCGCAGGAGCTGGCTTTAAGATACGAAAACACACCCATATGGGGTTATCTTTACACCAACATAGACAAGGATGGCACGCTTGAAGGTGTGGATACAAAACCTTATGTGGAGTTTAAAGGCTATACAAAAAAACCCGTGCTTGCCTCTGGAGGTGTGGCAAGCCTTGAAGATATAAAAAGGCTCATGTCTATAGTGGAAGGAGTAGTGGTTGGAAAGGCAATATATGAGGGCAGAATAAACCTAAGAGAGCTGTTATGATTTTCCTATGGTTGGAGTAGTCCTTTTTAACATGGGAGGTCCAGACAGCCTATCTGCCATACAGCCCTTTCTCTATAACCTCTTTTCTGACCACGACATAATAAGGTTTCCAAGACCTATTCAAAAACCTCTTGCTTGGCTCATTTCAAGGCTTAGAGCTAAGAAAACAAGACATTATTACGAAATAATGGGTGGAAAATCTCCACAAAGGGAACAAACCCAGGCTCAGGCAAAAGCTCTGCAGGAAGCCCTTGGAGAAGACTTCAAGGTGGTGGTTGCCCTCCGCTACTGGCATCCTCTCACAGAGGAAGCTCTCAGCGAGCTTTTGTCTTACCCCGTTGAGAGGATAGTGCTACTGCCCCTCTATCCTCAATACAGCAGGACCACCACAGGCTCTTCCTTTAACGAGTTTGACAGGGTTTTTAGAAGACTCAAAGGTTCAGGAAAGCACTTTTCTCTAACTACCCTAAAGGGTCAAGAAAACCCATACTTTTATCCCTCTACTTTACCTATCCATAGAATAAACTGTTATCACAACCATCCCACCTACATAAGAGCTATGGTAGAGAACATAAAGGAACATCTACCAAACTGGCAAGAATACTTCTTTCTCTTTACTGCCCATAGCCTTCCAGTTAGTATCATAAAGGAAGGAGACCCATACCAAAGGCAAACGGAAGAGACAGTAAGGCTTATTATGGAACACTTTCCGGGTGTAAGGCATGCCCTTGGATATCAAAGCAAAGTAGGACCCACCAGATGGCTTGAACCCTTTACAGATAAACTCTTAGAAGAACTTATTAACTCAGGCGTAAAAAGGATAGCGGTTATTCCAGTATCCTTTACCTGCGAACACTCAGAAACCTTGTATGAGCTTGACTATCTTTATGGAAACATGGCAAGGGAAAGGGGTGTGGACTTTGTTAGAATCCCAACTCTCAAGACACACCCCACGTATATACAAGCCTTAAAAGAGCTTGTGATTCAGACTATCTCAAGCTGTGAAAAGATAAAGGGTATTTCGTAGTCCGCAGACTCTTTGGAGTCCGAAGCGTGCACTGCGTTTTTGCCCTTGTCGGTGCCAAAGAGCGCCCTAATGGAGTTAGGAGCCACCTTTCTTGCCTCGTTGCTGTCTGTAGGACCTATTATTTCTCTAACTCTTCTTATGGCATCTTCACCTTCCAAGACCATGGCAACCACAGGACCAGAAGTCATAAACTCTACCAGTTCTCCAAAGAAGGGTCTTTCTCTGTGAACCGCATAAAAGCCTTCCGCCTGCTCTCTGGTAAACCTAAAAAGCTTAAGAGCCCTAATCTTAAAGCCCTCAGATATAAAACGGTCAATTATCTTGCCCGTAGCACCCTTCTCAAAGGCATCTGGCTTGAC from Hydrogenobacter sp. T-8 includes these protein-coding regions:
- the hemH gene encoding ferrochelatase → MVGVVLFNMGGPDSLSAIQPFLYNLFSDHDIIRFPRPIQKPLAWLISRLRAKKTRHYYEIMGGKSPQREQTQAQAKALQEALGEDFKVVVALRYWHPLTEEALSELLSYPVERIVLLPLYPQYSRTTTGSSFNEFDRVFRRLKGSGKHFSLTTLKGQENPYFYPSTLPIHRINCYHNHPTYIRAMVENIKEHLPNWQEYFFLFTAHSLPVSIIKEGDPYQRQTEETVRLIMEHFPGVRHALGYQSKVGPTRWLEPFTDKLLEELINSGVKRIAVIPVSFTCEHSETLYELDYLYGNMARERGVDFVRIPTLKTHPTYIQALKELVIQTISSCEKIKGIS
- the ndk gene encoding nucleoside-diphosphate kinase, whose protein sequence is MERTLVIVKPDAFEKGATGKIIDRFISEGFKIRALKLFRFTREQAEGFYAVHRERPFFGELVEFMTSGPVVAMVLEGEDAIRRVREIIGPTDSNEARKVAPNSIRALFGTDKGKNAVHASDSKESADYEIPFIFSQLEIV
- the hisA gene encoding 1-(5-phosphoribosyl)-5-[(5-phosphoribosylamino)methylideneamino]imidazole-4-carboxamide isomerase: MKNFIIPAIDLKEGKVVRLFRGDFEKTKVYSSSPEDMAKLFEELGFKRLHVVDLDGSLEGMPVNLPSIRLIRKAFSGSIEVGGGIRSVETCKVLHEEGIEFFVVGTLAVREPRTFEKMVELFPERVILAVDSKGGKVAVGGWKEESSTSPQELALRYENTPIWGYLYTNIDKDGTLEGVDTKPYVEFKGYTKKPVLASGGVASLEDIKRLMSIVEGVVVGKAIYEGRINLRELL